CGGGAAGTTACGCCAAAGGGCGAAGAGAAAGAGCGTGTACAGATTTTCGAAGGTACGGTCATAGGTCGGAAGCATGGCTCAGAAGCCGGTGCCACTATTACCGTTCGCAAAATCTCAAATGGCGTTGGTGTTGAAAAGATTTTCCCACTGCACTTACCAACCATCGACAAGATTGAAGTGAAGAAGCTCTACCGAGTGCGTCGAGCAAAGCTTGGTTATCTCCGAACATCAAAGAAGCGAATTAAGGAAGTGAAGAAGGTTACTGCTGCGGCGTAACCTTGCGTGGCGTCTGACAGGGCGCTAC
This genomic window from Patescibacteria group bacterium contains:
- a CDS encoding 50S ribosomal protein L19; translation: MAVSEAAVVSVGPVYPEVVPGALVRVHQRIREVTPKGEEKERVQIFEGTVIGRKHGSEAGATITVRKISNGVGVEKIFPLHLPTIDKIEVKKLYRVRRAKLGYLRTSKKRIKEVKKVTAAA